From a region of the Deinococcus terrestris genome:
- a CDS encoding L-threonylcarbamoyladenylate synthase has product MNTPLPSGVVPQITQAAAVLTGGGVVGYPSETVWGLAAHPASPQGLTALFTLKGRDPAKPVQVSCLDAARARPLTRTPEVVDALAGLWPGPLTLVLPASDACPPPLAPGGWVGLRVPDHPVASALLAACGGLLATTSLNPAGLPAARTHAEAEGYGLGIFLLPDGGVPARGEASTVVRVGPEGGLKVLREGALPVAEVRARLEGRRP; this is encoded by the coding sequence ATGAACACACCCTTACCCAGCGGGGTCGTCCCCCAGATCACTCAGGCCGCCGCCGTCCTTACCGGGGGCGGCGTGGTCGGCTACCCCTCCGAGACGGTCTGGGGCCTCGCCGCGCACCCGGCCTCCCCCCAGGGGCTGACCGCCCTCTTCACCCTCAAGGGCCGCGACCCCGCCAAGCCCGTGCAGGTATCGTGCCTGGACGCGGCCCGCGCCCGTCCCCTGACCCGGACACCGGAGGTCGTGGACGCCCTCGCCGGACTGTGGCCGGGGCCGCTGACGCTGGTGCTGCCCGCCTCGGACGCCTGCCCGCCCCCCCTTGCCCCCGGCGGCTGGGTGGGGCTGCGGGTGCCCGACCATCCGGTCGCCTCGGCACTGCTCGCCGCCTGCGGGGGCCTGCTCGCCACGACCAGTCTCAACCCCGCCGGACTCCCCGCCGCCCGCACCCACGCCGAAGCGGAGGGCTACGGCCTGGGCATTTTTCTTCTGCCCGACGGCGGTGTGCCCGCGCGGGGCGAGGCGAGCACGGTGGTGCGGGTGGGGCCGGAGGGCGGGCTGAAGGTGCTGCGTGAGGGAGCGCTCCCGGTGGCCGAGGTGAGGGCGCGGTTGGAAGGCCGCCGCCCGTGA
- the scpB gene encoding SMC-Scp complex subunit ScpB — protein sequence MTPTPEQLVGAALLASGRPVTRREVAELLGLPEEAAARLLDAFAARLREAGLGFEVEAVAGGYRLVVPPALSAHLAPLLAPPPLPALSAAALEVLAIIAYRQPVTRAEIEAMRGGSAGTVVTLQERELVKVVGRSDAVGQPLLYGTTDRFLLEFGLTGLEELPPLEGAEFAGLLRG from the coding sequence GTGACCCCGACCCCCGAGCAACTCGTCGGCGCGGCCCTGCTCGCCTCCGGACGCCCGGTGACCCGGCGCGAGGTGGCCGAACTGCTCGGCCTGCCCGAGGAAGCCGCCGCCCGGCTGCTGGACGCCTTCGCCGCCCGGCTGCGGGAGGCGGGGTTGGGCTTTGAAGTGGAGGCCGTCGCGGGGGGCTACCGCCTGGTGGTGCCCCCGGCCCTCTCGGCCCACCTCGCGCCGCTGCTGGCCCCGCCGCCGCTGCCCGCGCTGAGTGCCGCCGCGCTGGAGGTTCTGGCGATCATCGCCTACCGCCAGCCTGTCACCCGCGCCGAGATCGAGGCGATGCGCGGCGGCAGCGCGGGCACCGTGGTCACCTTGCAGGAACGCGAACTCGTGAAGGTGGTGGGCCGCTCGGACGCGGTGGGCCAGCCCCTGCTGTACGGCACCACCGACCGCTTTCTGCTGGAATTCGGCCTGACCGGGCTGGAGGAGTTGCCCCCGCTGGAGGGCGCCGAGTTCGCCGGGCTGCTGCGGGGGTAG